In Streptomyces sp. NBC_00483, a single window of DNA contains:
- a CDS encoding N-6 DNA methylase — MTDPLDVPVTLAEIARIAGVGRAAVSNWRRRHATFPDPVGGTDAGPLFSLSGIERWLQEQGKIERVGPLDRLWPQYEVLGDRTVMGAALAEAGVRVLAGTRLGDRPVPEVAALTGDAVRVVEATVETARSEGGQETFAFLLSRWLDVHVRQVSTTPDALARLMADIALEVSCNGGGDAGPVTVLDPACGTGGLLLAAADLLNGREVALWGVDRDPTLAALAAVRVGFALGDGGGDRDGAGATDRRGSVARPGAAAEYTRPITAGDSIRDDPYAQVRADIVLCNPPFNERDWGHEELATDSRWSYGLPPRTEPELAWIEHVLARLAPGGVAVVLVPPAVASRRAGRRIRGALLRTGALRTVVALPPGAAQPHSVSLQLWVLCAPDGGGGPAERVLMVDAAATPGAAGGAQGIDWTWLSGRVLDAVRSHRWYEGRTGREPAELPERCASVSVMELLDEQTDLTPARYVPESAEQAQAGLHDSWGRLDGLLNEARSRSRSLAKIGLPTAGRGVNTVTVAELDRARALRLRAGQTPPGEVSQGEAPPGAVPVLNVSDLVLNGAPGGWLPEDAVAAGVRAGKLTLADPGDIVVVGVERAYRVWVQAESPLVLGSQLNALRPDQDILDPWFLAGCLRAPANMRQAGTHTSSSARIDVRKLQILQLALPEQKRYGTAFRELLALEEALRSVAAAGEEVVRGLGDGLAAGRWGPAAS; from the coding sequence ATGACAGACCCGCTCGACGTACCCGTCACTCTGGCGGAAATCGCGCGTATCGCGGGAGTCGGCCGGGCGGCGGTCAGTAACTGGCGGCGTCGCCACGCCACCTTCCCCGATCCGGTCGGCGGGACGGACGCCGGCCCGCTGTTCTCCCTCTCCGGCATCGAGCGATGGCTTCAGGAGCAGGGGAAGATCGAACGGGTCGGGCCGCTCGACCGGCTGTGGCCGCAGTACGAGGTCCTGGGCGACCGTACGGTGATGGGCGCGGCTCTCGCGGAGGCCGGGGTAAGGGTGCTGGCTGGGACCAGACTGGGGGATCGGCCGGTTCCTGAGGTCGCAGCCCTTACGGGCGACGCGGTCCGGGTGGTGGAGGCCACGGTCGAGACGGCCCGGAGTGAAGGCGGACAGGAGACCTTCGCCTTCTTGCTCTCGCGCTGGCTCGACGTACATGTACGCCAGGTCAGCACCACGCCGGATGCCCTTGCGCGATTGATGGCGGACATCGCCCTGGAGGTGAGCTGCAACGGGGGCGGTGATGCCGGGCCTGTCACGGTCCTCGATCCCGCGTGCGGCACCGGTGGACTCCTCCTGGCTGCGGCCGACCTGCTGAACGGGCGTGAGGTAGCACTCTGGGGGGTCGACCGCGATCCGACGCTCGCGGCACTGGCCGCGGTGCGGGTGGGATTTGCCCTAGGGGACGGAGGCGGAGACAGGGATGGAGCCGGCGCCACTGATCGGCGCGGCTCTGTCGCCCGGCCGGGCGCTGCGGCGGAGTACACCAGGCCTATCACGGCCGGCGACTCGATCCGGGACGACCCTTACGCCCAGGTGCGCGCCGACATCGTCCTGTGCAATCCGCCCTTCAATGAACGCGACTGGGGCCACGAGGAGTTGGCCACCGACTCGCGCTGGTCCTACGGCCTCCCGCCACGGACCGAGCCCGAACTCGCCTGGATCGAGCACGTACTCGCCCGGCTCGCACCTGGCGGTGTCGCGGTGGTCCTCGTGCCTCCGGCCGTGGCCTCCCGCCGGGCGGGGCGACGTATCCGCGGTGCGTTGCTGCGGACCGGCGCCCTGCGCACGGTGGTGGCCCTGCCCCCCGGAGCAGCCCAACCCCACAGTGTCTCCCTCCAGTTGTGGGTCCTCTGCGCTCCCGATGGCGGAGGCGGACCGGCCGAGCGCGTGCTCATGGTGGATGCCGCCGCCACGCCGGGGGCGGCCGGCGGCGCTCAGGGCATCGACTGGACGTGGCTGAGCGGCCGGGTTCTCGACGCCGTCCGCTCCCATCGCTGGTACGAGGGTCGGACCGGCCGGGAGCCGGCGGAACTTCCCGAGCGCTGCGCCTCCGTATCCGTGATGGAACTCCTCGACGAGCAGACCGACCTCACGCCAGCCCGGTACGTGCCGGAGTCGGCCGAGCAGGCCCAGGCCGGGCTGCATGACTCGTGGGGGCGCCTCGACGGCCTGCTCAACGAGGCGCGCAGCCGGTCCAGGTCACTCGCGAAGATCGGCCTGCCGACGGCAGGCAGGGGCGTGAACACCGTTACGGTCGCCGAGCTGGATCGTGCACGCGCACTTCGGCTGAGGGCGGGCCAGACGCCGCCGGGCGAGGTGTCGCAAGGCGAGGCCCCACCTGGTGCGGTGCCTGTCCTCAACGTCTCCGATCTGGTCCTGAACGGTGCGCCGGGCGGGTGGCTGCCCGAGGACGCGGTGGCGGCGGGCGTGCGGGCAGGCAAGCTCACCCTGGCGGACCCCGGAGACATCGTGGTGGTCGGTGTGGAACGCGCCTACCGTGTGTGGGTTCAGGCGGAATCCCCCCTCGTGCTGGGCTCGCAGCTGAACGCACTGCGCCCGGACCAGGACATCCTCGACCCGTGGTTCCTCGCCGGATGCCTTCGCGCTCCCGCGAACATGCGGCAGGCCGGGACCCACACCTCCAGTTCGGCCCGGATCGACGTCCGCAAGCTCCAGATCCTGCAGCTCGCGCTGCCTGAGCAGAAGCGCTACGGCACCGCGTTCCGTGAACTCCTCGCTCTGGAGGAAGCACTCCGCTCCGTGGCCGCGGCCGGAGAGGAAGTCGTCCGGGGGCTCGGCGACGGGCTCGCGGCAGGGCGATGG
- a CDS encoding DEAD/DEAH box helicase, giving the protein MGEHESGLDQDTMAAIVKRRYPRFPEGRLGPLLAEAVGAGLLVRTGARYRSAPAPEPASVSTKATPGKEATPGTEAAPEPQARRPDGAPLRAVALDIESLVRTTAEEPYVERQVYEIAVVRTGTDEAWVRAEPDRQRFLRIPGAADALREPRVRADVERYGIEPAQAWAELRAWVADADAVVAHNGTGLDFAVVREAAEAAGVPDPLAGLRTVDSLYLAHALWPTAPSHRLQDLAPQPVGAGRAHTALGDARLLTALLERAAARFAGLGPEWSDLIADSCPDSTGWRLLRELAHGHRSVERTPLTWDASQVAELLGDGLAPRTPRRCDARQSAGRAAVTVPDSLRGADGRVDPTAIARAVRDEQVEPRPAQQQMTTTLHAWADRGVCGLIEAPTGTGKSFAVLAAALDWLAGDDRRTAVIATYTKQLQNQLAGDLLALRQALPRLLGVTDLVKGQRSRLSLAALTAVLAESTRRTGAPARAPRGKGRPPQPARRGRARFGGDPRYRELAVYLALRLLASPEPPLSWTARSVDPVDLPAFFGQYAGRALPLWLESLSQRDGDLAPTAANPLAAHTDSVREALQGHRLVLANHALAVSHVDDLRALGSRTLLVLDEAHELENAATSALTVSVDHQDLESLLADYRGCLSEARPGAGRDRATQALAELDRLLDDERLPRMAARAFDAHGRGVGARVGSRAATLAGPYTGTAGSRGARDMARLLARIAKAAAVCRNTTEQYAVEHAATLDVLERERIRGLVAHTDTVLTAVDRITNDVDRLLDQAAALDGEPPSRVVYLEELAEPAVDLRAYRFRIAGSPVDLPADPEWRRFLASFDRVAYVSATLRVSGAWDFVRDRLGLAPDMPALALPSPFDLGAQAELVCFADFPSWAEQQEGALRTVAHQLAGFARETVRPRHDGRGHDGGGLVLTTARATAAGIGSHLQRELRTRDLDTPVVEALPLGNGRAYTEFTDPENGGGFLVGTKGLWQGVDVADEDRIRLVWINKLPFAPFAAPLIEARRSAVRERAATAGHPDPEGAATEQYYLPLAALQLRQAVGRLIRSGRHRGVIVISDRKLAGHSALRRSYRRAFLGSLDEGLVRPCPDTGDPVGGNVVPMAEGWRRIWAFLAAQGVIPPSRAEDLCTAAALDEQALLPHTRRIRNLALTAPEAVKLREEGRLTEEVLDRCEQVAGLLRLTDEPVPLRRGQRAVITAVAEGRNALGLLPTGFGKSFTFQLPALVLPGVTLVVSPLVALMHDQALELNRSIGGAVRALVSPMRESSSRTGKTEVADQLGGRHDHGIRLVYISPERLCQRRFREVVRQAVAACRVTRIAVDEAHTLAQWEDFRPSMRRVSRFLDELRRDHGLGVTAVTATANRTVHAALREGLFRLPGDIPAPGSTAEQAEAGRAGVQGSLVTVRENPVRPELAIHRRSLGRLGPGGTAGLVERVTDALDGHAIFYCLTVKEVTTLYTHLREYVGDAGVRVLRYHGRLTEAEKSAVMNEFRDAPREGDEGFAPVVTVATSAFGLGINRDDIRTVFCVSPPTDLAALYQQIGRAGRDHAQRDGTGDGPSNTGLALASDRGLRLVRFMTAAEAGPGLLRRMGRLVLAQDGGSFDPAELAGRLMAQDAAAGVLSESDLRDQHTQDRYRSGVLRAFSTLADLGAVQDLGDYPPVCAVRPGELGPSSDPVRHGVNGKADRTDEGHVIDTVLGSVNPARTDVRLLDRALAEGDPGYRSLADSPAATWELLADLHDRGLLDVSAAPSRRLVTGLRVLHKDLPPGYLELLGRRSARADQEIAVLRAFFDAPTTCAQRLFADYFGVPDLPEGCCTWAGRRCSACWESGRWPTADRRPAVAHAFGSPRPHLGGGSDTALRNQRVDLQVYRLLQLQPQGIHPRRLLHALRGDESAFQPGSGTVVQLPRALRDSRHFGGRADLTPREVDASLARLAERGAAEEAGQRRWRALRASTPARTDETTRRGNRP; this is encoded by the coding sequence GTGGGAGAGCACGAGAGCGGACTCGACCAGGACACGATGGCCGCGATCGTCAAGCGGCGATACCCCAGGTTTCCCGAAGGACGCCTGGGACCGCTGCTCGCGGAAGCGGTCGGGGCCGGTCTCCTCGTACGGACGGGCGCGCGGTATCGGTCGGCCCCGGCGCCTGAGCCCGCGTCGGTGAGTACGAAAGCGACGCCGGGAAAGGAAGCGACGCCAGGCACGGAAGCTGCACCGGAACCGCAGGCGCGGCGGCCCGACGGCGCACCACTGCGCGCTGTCGCCCTGGACATCGAGAGCCTCGTGCGCACGACGGCCGAAGAGCCGTACGTGGAACGGCAGGTCTACGAGATCGCCGTGGTGCGCACCGGCACGGACGAGGCCTGGGTGCGGGCGGAGCCCGACCGGCAGCGGTTCCTGCGGATTCCCGGGGCCGCCGACGCGCTCCGTGAGCCGCGCGTCAGGGCGGACGTGGAGCGGTACGGCATCGAACCGGCGCAGGCCTGGGCGGAGTTACGCGCGTGGGTGGCGGACGCGGACGCCGTCGTCGCGCACAACGGCACGGGGCTCGACTTCGCCGTCGTCCGGGAGGCGGCAGAGGCGGCCGGTGTCCCCGATCCGCTGGCGGGCCTCCGCACCGTCGACTCGCTCTATCTCGCGCACGCCCTGTGGCCCACCGCGCCTTCGCACCGCCTCCAGGACCTGGCCCCGCAACCGGTCGGAGCCGGCCGCGCGCACACCGCCCTCGGCGACGCCCGGCTCCTCACGGCGCTCCTGGAACGAGCAGCCGCACGCTTCGCCGGGCTCGGTCCCGAGTGGTCGGACCTCATCGCCGACAGCTGCCCCGACTCGACAGGATGGCGGCTGCTGCGCGAGCTGGCCCACGGCCACCGGTCCGTCGAGCGCACACCGTTGACCTGGGACGCGAGCCAGGTCGCCGAGCTGCTCGGCGACGGCCTCGCGCCGCGCACGCCCCGGCGTTGTGACGCACGGCAGTCCGCGGGGCGTGCCGCCGTGACGGTTCCGGACTCGTTACGTGGCGCCGACGGCCGGGTCGACCCCACCGCGATCGCCCGCGCGGTGCGCGACGAGCAGGTCGAACCACGCCCCGCACAACAGCAGATGACCACAACGCTCCACGCGTGGGCCGACCGTGGCGTGTGCGGTCTGATCGAGGCGCCCACCGGCACCGGAAAGAGCTTCGCGGTGCTCGCGGCGGCCCTGGACTGGCTCGCAGGAGACGACCGCCGCACGGCCGTCATCGCGACGTACACCAAGCAGTTGCAGAACCAACTCGCCGGTGACCTGCTGGCACTCCGCCAAGCGCTGCCCCGGCTGCTCGGCGTCACCGACCTGGTCAAGGGCCAACGCAGCAGGCTGTCACTCGCCGCCCTCACCGCCGTACTCGCCGAATCCACCCGGAGGACAGGAGCCCCGGCGCGTGCGCCGCGAGGGAAGGGCCGGCCGCCGCAGCCGGCGCGGCGCGGCCGGGCCCGTTTCGGTGGCGACCCGCGCTACCGGGAGCTCGCCGTCTACCTGGCGCTCCGACTTCTCGCCTCGCCCGAGCCCCCGCTATCCTGGACCGCGCGCTCCGTCGACCCGGTCGATCTGCCCGCCTTCTTCGGCCAGTACGCGGGCCGCGCCCTGCCGCTCTGGCTGGAGTCCCTCTCCCAGCGGGACGGCGACCTCGCCCCCACCGCAGCCAATCCGCTCGCCGCGCACACCGACTCCGTGCGCGAAGCACTCCAAGGGCACCGGCTGGTCCTCGCCAACCACGCACTCGCGGTATCCCACGTGGACGATCTGCGTGCGCTCGGATCCCGCACCCTCCTTGTCCTCGACGAAGCACACGAGTTGGAGAACGCCGCCACCTCGGCCCTGACCGTGAGCGTGGACCACCAGGATCTGGAATCCCTGCTCGCCGACTACCGCGGATGCTTGTCGGAGGCACGTCCCGGCGCCGGCCGGGACCGGGCAACCCAGGCCCTCGCGGAGCTCGACCGGCTCCTCGACGACGAACGGCTGCCACGGATGGCGGCCCGTGCGTTCGACGCCCATGGCCGCGGTGTCGGCGCCCGGGTCGGCAGCCGGGCGGCAACGCTCGCAGGCCCGTACACCGGCACCGCCGGCAGCCGCGGGGCACGCGACATGGCCCGGCTGCTCGCACGTATCGCCAAGGCCGCCGCCGTCTGCCGGAACACGACTGAGCAGTACGCCGTGGAGCACGCGGCCACGCTCGACGTTCTGGAACGCGAGCGGATCCGCGGCCTCGTCGCGCACACCGACACCGTGCTGACCGCCGTGGACCGCATCACCAACGACGTGGACCGCCTACTCGACCAGGCGGCCGCCCTCGACGGCGAACCGCCCTCACGCGTCGTCTACCTGGAGGAGCTCGCCGAACCCGCCGTCGACCTGCGCGCGTACCGCTTCCGCATCGCCGGCAGTCCCGTCGACCTGCCGGCCGACCCGGAGTGGCGCAGGTTCCTCGCCTCCTTCGACCGCGTGGCCTACGTCTCGGCGACCCTGCGGGTGTCCGGCGCCTGGGACTTCGTGCGGGACCGGCTCGGCCTGGCACCGGACATGCCCGCCCTCGCGCTGCCTTCGCCCTTCGACCTCGGCGCCCAGGCCGAGCTCGTCTGTTTCGCCGACTTCCCCTCCTGGGCCGAACAGCAGGAGGGTGCGCTGCGCACGGTCGCCCACCAGCTCGCGGGATTCGCCAGGGAGACCGTCCGGCCGCGGCACGACGGCCGGGGACACGACGGCGGGGGCCTGGTGCTCACCACGGCGCGCGCGACCGCCGCAGGGATCGGCAGCCACCTCCAGCGAGAGCTGCGCACCCGTGACCTGGACACACCCGTCGTGGAGGCACTGCCCCTCGGGAACGGCCGCGCCTACACGGAGTTCACCGACCCGGAGAACGGCGGCGGCTTCCTCGTGGGGACCAAAGGGCTGTGGCAAGGCGTCGATGTGGCGGACGAGGACCGGATCCGTCTCGTCTGGATCAACAAGCTTCCCTTCGCGCCGTTCGCGGCGCCCCTGATCGAGGCCCGCCGTTCCGCCGTCCGCGAGCGTGCCGCCACAGCAGGCCACCCCGACCCGGAAGGGGCCGCGACCGAGCAGTACTACCTGCCGCTCGCCGCCCTGCAACTGCGCCAGGCGGTCGGCCGGCTCATCCGCTCCGGCCGGCACCGGGGTGTGATCGTCATCAGCGACCGAAAGCTCGCCGGGCACAGCGCACTGCGCCGCTCGTACCGCCGCGCGTTCCTCGGGAGTCTCGACGAGGGGCTTGTCAGGCCCTGCCCCGACACCGGCGATCCCGTCGGCGGCAACGTCGTGCCCATGGCCGAGGGATGGCGTCGCATCTGGGCCTTTCTCGCGGCCCAGGGCGTCATTCCGCCGTCGCGCGCCGAGGACCTGTGCACCGCTGCCGCGCTGGACGAGCAGGCGCTGCTGCCGCACACCCGCCGGATCCGCAACCTCGCACTCACCGCCCCCGAGGCCGTGAAGCTACGGGAGGAAGGACGGCTCACCGAGGAAGTGCTCGACCGCTGCGAGCAAGTGGCCGGGCTGCTGCGGCTCACTGACGAGCCGGTACCGCTGCGGCGGGGCCAACGGGCCGTCATCACCGCCGTGGCCGAGGGACGCAACGCGCTCGGACTGCTGCCCACCGGGTTCGGCAAGAGCTTCACCTTCCAGCTTCCCGCACTGGTGCTTCCGGGAGTAACTCTCGTCGTCAGCCCGCTCGTTGCACTCATGCACGACCAGGCGCTGGAACTGAACCGCTCGATCGGCGGGGCGGTCCGCGCGCTCGTCTCTCCGATGCGGGAGTCCAGCAGCAGAACCGGCAAGACCGAGGTCGCCGACCAGCTCGGCGGCCGGCACGACCACGGCATCCGGCTCGTCTACATCAGTCCGGAACGGCTGTGCCAGCGGCGGTTCCGTGAAGTCGTACGACAGGCCGTCGCGGCGTGCCGGGTCACCCGAATCGCCGTCGACGAGGCACACACCTTGGCCCAGTGGGAGGACTTCCGCCCCAGCATGCGCCGGGTCAGCCGGTTCCTGGACGAGCTGCGCCGCGACCACGGGCTCGGCGTGACCGCGGTCACCGCGACCGCGAACCGGACCGTGCACGCGGCGCTGCGCGAGGGACTCTTCCGGCTGCCGGGGGACATTCCCGCGCCCGGGTCGACGGCCGAGCAGGCCGAGGCCGGGCGGGCGGGGGTTCAGGGCAGCCTGGTGACGGTGCGCGAGAACCCTGTCCGGCCGGAACTCGCCATACACCGGCGGTCGTTGGGGAGGCTGGGGCCGGGCGGCACGGCCGGGCTGGTGGAGCGGGTGACGGACGCCCTCGACGGGCACGCGATCTTCTACTGCCTCACAGTCAAGGAGGTCACCACGCTCTATACACACCTGCGCGAGTACGTCGGTGACGCCGGGGTCCGTGTGCTGCGCTACCACGGGAGGCTCACCGAAGCGGAGAAGTCCGCGGTGATGAACGAGTTCCGGGACGCACCGCGCGAGGGGGACGAAGGGTTCGCGCCCGTGGTCACCGTCGCCACGTCCGCCTTCGGCCTCGGCATCAACCGGGACGACATACGCACCGTGTTCTGTGTTTCGCCACCGACCGACCTGGCCGCGCTGTACCAGCAGATCGGACGCGCGGGACGGGACCACGCGCAGCGGGACGGTACCGGTGACGGACCGTCCAACACGGGACTCGCACTCGCCAGCGACCGCGGACTGCGCCTGGTCCGCTTCATGACCGCCGCCGAAGCCGGGCCCGGACTCCTGAGGAGGATGGGCAGGCTCGTTCTCGCGCAGGACGGGGGCAGCTTCGATCCGGCCGAACTCGCCGGTCGGCTCATGGCCCAGGACGCGGCCGCCGGCGTGCTGTCCGAATCCGATCTGCGTGATCAGCACACCCAGGACCGCTACCGGAGCGGTGTGCTGCGCGCCTTCAGCACGCTCGCCGACCTCGGCGCGGTGCAGGATCTTGGCGACTATCCGCCGGTGTGCGCGGTCCGTCCCGGGGAGCTCGGCCCGAGCAGCGACCCGGTCCGCCACGGAGTCAACGGGAAGGCCGACCGCACCGACGAGGGCCATGTGATCGACACCGTGCTCGGCAGCGTGAATCCGGCACGCACCGACGTACGCCTCCTCGACCGTGCCCTCGCCGAAGGCGACCCCGGCTACCGGTCACTGGCCGACTCCCCTGCTGCCACCTGGGAACTCCTCGCCGACCTGCACGACCGCGGCCTGCTCGACGTGTCGGCCGCCCCCAGCCGCCGCCTCGTGACCGGCCTGCGCGTCCTCCACAAAGACCTCCCTCCGGGATATCTCGAACTGCTCGGCCGGCGTAGTGCCCGCGCGGACCAGGAGATCGCCGTTCTGCGTGCCTTCTTCGACGCGCCCACCACATGCGCCCAGCGCCTCTTCGCGGACTACTTCGGTGTCCCCGATCTTCCGGAGGGCTGCTGCACCTGGGCGGGCCGCCGCTGCTCGGCGTGCTGGGAATCCGGCCGATGGCCCACCGCCGACCGCCGCCCCGCCGTCGCCCACGCCTTCGGCAGCCCCCGCCCCCACCTGGGAGGCGGCAGCGACACTGCCCTGCGGAACCAGCGCGTCGACCTCCAGGTGTACCGGCTGCTCCAGCTACAGCCCCAAGGCATCCACCCCCGGCGTCTCCTGCACGCCCTGCGCGGTGACGAGAGCGCCTTTCAGCCCGGCTCCGGCACGGTCGTCCAGCTGCCGAGGGCTCTCCGGGACAGCCGGCACTTCGGCGGCCGTGCCGACCTGACGCCCAGGGAGGTCGACGCGAGCCTGGCCCGGCTTGCCGAGCGCGGGGCCGCCGAGGAAGCCGGACAACGACGCTGGCGCGCGCTGCGCGCGAGCACGCCTGCGAGGACCGACGAGACCACCCGAAGGGGGAACCGACCATGA